In one window of Microbacterium dextranolyticum DNA:
- a CDS encoding helix-turn-helix domain-containing protein — protein sequence MADPQPTLRALLARPELDLRLASDPDAMADGALDTPLRWVHSSDLADPTPFLADDLLLLTTGTQFAGADGPAAYHAYVARLSARGVRGLGFGTEVVRDGIPPALVDACRRERMPLFEVPYRTPFIALARANAEAIAAEAYARRTWALAAQRAISLAALRPDGLAATVSELAHQLNAWVGLFDAAGTLTQSAPETGPAPEVLEAVVAEAGALLRRGARAASTLDAAGERITMQTLGRGGHLRGLLAIVGAELDLEGRSVVTSVIAMAGLSLEQNVGLGRARSALRAGLLQALLADEPQLPRRVARELWGPLPSAPVVVGVAPVASRRLDAAVDWLELRAVEERGAVFYGRGPDGIVVVVPAADERTAGELAALVDTGVGLSDPTDYASFGRAHAQAVAALRRASSGGVARFGDVAAEALLSSLDSPAVRVLADARLRPLRAHDAATGSSLVETLHAWLAHDARIDETARVLGIHRHTVRARVAQAERVLGTDLSAFPARAELWAALLTPPL from the coding sequence ATGGCAGATCCGCAGCCGACCCTTCGCGCCTTGCTCGCGCGTCCCGAGCTCGACCTGCGCCTCGCCTCGGACCCGGATGCCATGGCCGACGGCGCCCTCGACACTCCCCTGCGCTGGGTGCACAGCTCCGACCTCGCCGATCCGACCCCCTTCCTGGCCGACGACCTGCTGCTGCTGACGACGGGCACCCAGTTCGCCGGCGCCGACGGCCCCGCTGCGTACCACGCGTACGTGGCGCGGCTGAGCGCACGCGGCGTCCGCGGACTCGGATTCGGCACCGAGGTGGTGCGCGACGGCATCCCGCCCGCCCTCGTCGACGCCTGTCGACGCGAGCGGATGCCGCTGTTCGAGGTTCCCTACCGCACGCCCTTCATCGCTCTCGCCCGCGCGAACGCCGAGGCCATCGCCGCCGAGGCGTACGCCCGTCGCACGTGGGCTCTCGCGGCACAGCGGGCGATCTCGCTCGCGGCGCTCCGCCCCGACGGGCTCGCCGCGACGGTGTCGGAGCTCGCGCATCAGCTGAACGCCTGGGTCGGCCTCTTCGACGCGGCGGGGACCCTGACCCAGAGCGCGCCCGAGACGGGGCCCGCCCCGGAGGTGCTCGAGGCCGTCGTCGCCGAGGCCGGGGCACTGCTGCGGCGCGGAGCGCGCGCGGCCTCCACCCTCGACGCGGCCGGCGAGCGCATCACGATGCAGACGCTCGGGCGCGGCGGACACCTGCGCGGACTGCTCGCGATCGTCGGCGCCGAGCTCGATCTCGAGGGCCGCAGCGTGGTGACCTCCGTCATCGCGATGGCGGGTCTCTCACTGGAGCAGAACGTGGGCCTCGGCAGAGCGCGCTCGGCGCTGCGGGCCGGGCTCCTGCAGGCGCTCCTCGCCGACGAGCCGCAGCTGCCGCGCCGGGTCGCGCGCGAGCTGTGGGGCCCACTGCCCAGCGCCCCGGTCGTGGTCGGGGTGGCACCCGTGGCATCCCGCCGGCTGGACGCCGCCGTCGACTGGCTCGAACTGCGCGCCGTGGAAGAGCGCGGGGCTGTCTTCTACGGCCGCGGGCCGGATGGGATCGTCGTCGTGGTTCCCGCCGCAGACGAACGCACCGCCGGCGAGCTCGCGGCGCTCGTCGACACCGGCGTCGGACTGTCGGACCCCACCGATTACGCCTCGTTCGGCCGCGCGCATGCGCAAGCGGTCGCCGCGCTGCGCCGCGCGTCGTCGGGGGGCGTCGCACGCTTCGGCGACGTCGCCGCCGAGGCGTTGCTGTCGAGTCTCGACTCACCCGCCGTGAGGGTGCTCGCCGACGCCCGGCTGCGCCCGTTGCGTGCGCATGACGCCGCGACCGGCAGTTCCCTCGTCGAGACACTGCACGCGTGGCTCGCCCACGACGCGCGCATCGACGAGACCGCCCGGGTTCTGGGCATCCACCGCCACACCGTGCGCGCCCGGGTGGCACAGGCCGAGCGCGTGCTCGGGACCGATCTGTCCGCCTTCCCCGCGCGCGCCGAGCTCTGGGCGGCTCTCCTGACCCCGCCCCTCTGA
- a CDS encoding NAD-dependent succinate-semialdehyde dehydrogenase — MSEYAVTNPATGETLATYPTATDADVENALATADEAFRGWARTAAPTERAALLRRVAELHRERRDELAAISVREMGKPLAAAEGEVDFAADITEFYAEHIDEITGDSPIDILGEGTAVIRRAPLGVLLGIMPWNFPYYQVARFAAPNIAVGNTILLKHAPQCPESAAAIAQMYTDAGFPAGVYADVRLTNDQAADVIADRRVQGVSVTGSERAGSAVAEIAGRNLKKVALELGGSDPFLLLSTDDLDGAVQMGVDARLDNNGQSCNGAKRFIIVDDLYDAFVEKFSAAMADATVGDPFAEGTVLGPLSSLAAAERLAEQVDRAVAQGATLVTGGVRDGAYYPGTVLTGVTPEMDAYREEFFGPVGVVYRVADENEAVDVANGTPFGLGSYVFTTDAAQAERVADRIDAGMVYINIVLADSPELPFGGVKRSGTGREMGLLAADEFVNKKLIRTAG; from the coding sequence ATGAGCGAATACGCCGTCACCAACCCCGCCACCGGCGAGACGCTGGCGACCTACCCGACCGCGACCGACGCCGACGTCGAGAATGCTCTGGCCACCGCCGACGAGGCGTTCCGCGGCTGGGCGCGCACCGCAGCGCCGACGGAGCGTGCGGCTCTGCTGCGCCGCGTCGCCGAGCTCCACCGCGAGCGCCGCGACGAGCTCGCCGCGATCAGCGTCCGCGAGATGGGCAAGCCTCTCGCCGCCGCGGAGGGCGAGGTCGACTTCGCCGCCGACATCACGGAGTTCTACGCCGAGCACATCGACGAGATCACCGGCGACAGCCCGATCGACATCCTCGGCGAGGGAACGGCGGTCATCCGCCGCGCGCCGCTCGGCGTGCTGCTGGGGATCATGCCCTGGAACTTCCCGTACTACCAGGTCGCGCGCTTCGCGGCGCCGAACATCGCGGTCGGGAACACGATCCTGCTCAAGCACGCGCCGCAGTGCCCCGAATCCGCGGCGGCGATCGCGCAGATGTACACGGACGCGGGCTTTCCCGCGGGGGTCTACGCCGACGTGCGCCTGACGAACGACCAGGCGGCGGATGTCATCGCCGACCGCCGCGTCCAGGGGGTGTCCGTGACCGGCTCGGAGCGCGCCGGATCGGCCGTCGCCGAGATCGCCGGCCGCAACCTGAAGAAGGTCGCCCTCGAACTCGGCGGGTCGGACCCGTTCCTCCTGCTGTCGACGGACGACCTCGACGGGGCCGTGCAGATGGGCGTGGACGCGCGTCTCGACAACAACGGGCAGTCGTGCAACGGCGCCAAGCGGTTCATCATCGTGGACGACCTCTACGACGCTTTCGTCGAGAAGTTCTCCGCGGCCATGGCGGATGCCACGGTCGGCGATCCCTTCGCCGAGGGCACCGTCCTCGGCCCCCTCTCGTCGCTCGCGGCCGCCGAGCGTCTCGCGGAGCAGGTCGACCGCGCCGTCGCGCAGGGCGCGACCCTGGTCACGGGCGGTGTCCGTGACGGCGCCTACTACCCGGGCACCGTGCTCACCGGGGTCACCCCCGAGATGGACGCGTATCGCGAGGAGTTCTTCGGACCCGTGGGCGTCGTCTACCGCGTGGCGGACGAGAACGAGGCCGTCGACGTCGCCAACGGCACACCGTTCGGGCTCGGCTCCTACGTCTTCACGACGGATGCGGCGCAGGCCGAGCGGGTCGCCGACCGGATCGATGCCGGAATGGTCTACATCAACATCGTCCTCGCCGACTCGCCCGAACTTCCCTTCGGCGGCGTCAAGCGCAGCGGTACGGGGCGCGAGATGGGGCTCCTCGCCGCCGACGAATTCGTCAACAAGAAGCTCATCCGCACGGCCGGCTGA
- a CDS encoding flavin monoamine oxidase family protein has product MTEITRDVVIVGAGAAGLTAANELKKAGLSVAVLEARDRVGGRLWTDTIDGAMLEIGGQWISPDQTALIETVADLGLDTFSRYREGDSVYVGPDGVAHRFTGEMFPVSPETEQVIAEITERLDAMVAEIDPDRPWAHEKAAEWDRISWDAWLRQQTDDDEAVRNLAFATGSAMLTKPTHAMSLLQSLLMAASAGSYSHLVDADFILDKRVVGGLQQVPILLAERLGADVFLNQPVRTIDWSDAGATVISDGMTVHARQVILALAPVLYPRIGFVPPLPRLQHQMHQHISMGFVIKVHAVYDRPFWREQGLSGTAFSPYELSHEAYDNTNHGDERGTLVGFVSDLHADGVFELSADERKERILESLSHYYGPEAKNPVVYYESDWGSEEWTRGAYAASFDLGGLSRYGAHLREPVGPIRFACSDLAGAGYQHVDGAIRMGRLVASQIVDGVRA; this is encoded by the coding sequence ATGACCGAGATCACCCGAGACGTCGTCATCGTCGGGGCGGGGGCCGCAGGCCTCACCGCCGCCAACGAGCTGAAGAAGGCGGGCCTGTCCGTCGCCGTCCTCGAGGCGCGCGACCGCGTCGGCGGGCGCCTGTGGACCGACACGATCGACGGCGCGATGCTCGAGATCGGCGGCCAGTGGATCTCGCCCGACCAGACGGCGCTGATCGAGACGGTCGCCGACCTCGGGCTCGACACCTTCTCGCGCTACCGCGAGGGCGACAGCGTCTACGTCGGACCCGACGGGGTCGCGCACCGGTTCACGGGCGAGATGTTCCCGGTGTCGCCCGAGACCGAGCAGGTGATCGCCGAGATCACCGAGCGGCTGGATGCCATGGTGGCCGAGATCGACCCCGACCGGCCCTGGGCGCACGAGAAGGCCGCCGAATGGGACCGCATCTCGTGGGATGCCTGGCTGCGTCAGCAGACCGACGACGACGAGGCCGTCCGCAACCTCGCGTTCGCCACCGGCTCGGCGATGCTCACCAAGCCGACGCACGCGATGTCGCTGCTGCAGTCGCTGCTCATGGCCGCGAGTGCCGGCAGCTACTCGCACCTGGTCGATGCGGATTTCATCCTCGACAAGCGTGTCGTCGGCGGCCTGCAGCAGGTGCCGATCCTGCTCGCCGAGCGTCTCGGCGCCGACGTGTTCCTCAACCAGCCGGTGCGGACGATCGACTGGTCGGATGCCGGTGCCACCGTGATCTCCGACGGGATGACCGTGCACGCCCGACAGGTGATCCTCGCCCTCGCGCCGGTCCTGTACCCGCGCATCGGCTTCGTGCCGCCGCTGCCCCGCCTGCAGCACCAGATGCACCAGCACATCTCGATGGGCTTCGTCATCAAGGTCCACGCCGTGTACGACCGGCCGTTCTGGCGCGAACAGGGTCTGTCGGGCACCGCCTTCAGTCCGTACGAGCTTTCGCACGAGGCCTACGACAACACCAATCACGGCGACGAACGCGGCACGCTGGTCGGCTTCGTCAGCGACCTCCACGCCGACGGGGTATTCGAGCTCAGCGCCGACGAGCGCAAGGAGCGCATCCTCGAATCGCTGTCGCACTACTACGGGCCCGAAGCCAAGAACCCGGTTGTGTACTACGAGAGCGACTGGGGGAGCGAGGAGTGGACCCGCGGCGCATATGCGGCGAGCTTCGACCTCGGTGGGCTCTCCCGCTACGGAGCGCACCTGCGCGAGCCCGTCGGGCCGATCCGCTTCGCGTGCAGCGACCTCGCGGGCGCGGGCTACCAGCACGTCGACGGCGCGATCCGGATGGGGCGCCTCGTGGCATCCCAGATCGTCGACGGGGTGCGGGCGTGA
- a CDS encoding universal stress protein, which translates to MTGHIVVGYTATKTGRDAVAFAARLAAATDAVLDVAIVLPSPSRSVITPPDAAYDRYLHEQAQRWIAGAIDRIPADVVGHAHVRTAESFAEGLVQLAGSIGADYVVVGAADGASRGRHRLGSTTTELLHSSDVPVVLVPRGARKVAAETGLSRVTVAIGTRPGADALIGATAELAERAGVPVRLLSLLPVDLPPSADTAAIRLAGSTEAEEVLEAAAAELPAGLAADVVVASGDSIEDAVSHLEWQGGEVLLVGSSRLAQPRRLFLGSTAAKMLHEVTVPVIVVPRTTRTEEARG; encoded by the coding sequence GTGACGGGTCACATCGTCGTCGGCTACACGGCGACCAAGACGGGGCGCGATGCCGTCGCGTTCGCGGCCCGTCTCGCCGCGGCGACCGACGCCGTGCTCGATGTCGCGATCGTCCTGCCGAGCCCGTCGCGCAGCGTCATCACACCGCCCGATGCGGCGTACGATCGCTACCTGCACGAGCAGGCGCAGCGCTGGATCGCCGGAGCGATCGATCGCATCCCGGCCGACGTCGTCGGCCACGCGCACGTGCGCACCGCCGAGTCCTTCGCCGAAGGACTGGTGCAGCTGGCGGGGTCGATCGGCGCCGACTACGTCGTCGTCGGCGCCGCCGACGGCGCGTCGCGCGGTCGCCACCGCCTCGGGTCCACGACGACCGAGCTGCTGCACTCGTCGGACGTGCCCGTGGTGCTCGTGCCGCGCGGTGCCCGCAAGGTCGCCGCGGAGACGGGTCTGTCGCGCGTCACGGTCGCGATCGGCACACGCCCCGGCGCCGACGCCCTGATCGGCGCCACCGCGGAGCTGGCCGAGCGCGCGGGGGTGCCCGTCCGGCTGCTGTCGCTCCTGCCCGTCGATCTGCCGCCGTCGGCCGACACCGCGGCCATCCGTCTCGCCGGATCCACCGAGGCCGAAGAGGTGCTCGAGGCCGCCGCGGCCGAGCTGCCGGCAGGGCTGGCCGCCGACGTCGTGGTCGCCTCGGGCGACTCGATCGAAGACGCCGTGTCGCATCTCGAGTGGCAGGGCGGCGAAGTCCTGCTGGTGGGCTCCAGCCGGCTCGCCCAGCCCCGGCGGCTGTTCCTCGGATCGACCGCCGCCAAGATGCTCCACGAGGTCACCGTCCCGGTGATCGTCGTTCCCCGCACCACCCGCACGGAGGAGGCTCGAGGATGA
- a CDS encoding APC family permease, with amino-acid sequence MSAPQSAAEASTGGLSKKGLSAGTVGLIGAVVIGISCIAPAYTFTAAIGPTVGAVGVQVPAIILVGFIPMLLVAFGYRELNSRMPDSGTSFTWAARAFGPWVGWMAGWGLVAATVIVLSNLAGIAVDFLFLLIAQVTGRPETAELAANIPVNIVVCLLFVAAATFVSYRDMQTTQKLQYVLVTFQVIVLIGFAIAAFARFAGGQAFDATPFDWQWFNPFAVSSFSAFAAGLSLSIFIFWGWDVTLTMNEETKDPEKTPGRAATITVITIVSLYLLLAVSMIMYAGTGDGEFGLGNPDIQSNAFFALAGPILGPFAALVSLAVLTSSASSLQSTFVGPARTLLAMGHYGALPASFAKVSPRFFTPGFATIVSAVVAAGFYSVMRVVSTNVLSDTILTLGMMICFYYGITAFACVWYFRRQWFDSTRNFFFMLLFPLLGGVILAVLFVTTLIDSMSPDYGSGSEVFGVGLVFVLGITIIVTGIAIMIWQSVKRPAFFRGETLGMDAPPSLRRSKENAR; translated from the coding sequence ATGAGCGCACCCCAGTCCGCCGCCGAGGCATCCACCGGCGGCCTGTCGAAGAAGGGCCTCAGCGCCGGAACGGTGGGCCTGATCGGCGCCGTCGTCATCGGCATCTCGTGCATCGCCCCGGCGTACACCTTCACCGCCGCGATCGGCCCGACCGTCGGCGCCGTCGGCGTTCAGGTTCCGGCGATCATCCTCGTCGGCTTCATCCCCATGCTCCTCGTCGCCTTCGGCTATCGCGAGCTGAACAGCCGGATGCCCGATTCGGGGACCTCCTTCACGTGGGCCGCGCGCGCGTTCGGCCCGTGGGTCGGCTGGATGGCGGGATGGGGTCTGGTCGCGGCCACCGTGATCGTCCTGTCGAACCTCGCCGGCATCGCCGTCGACTTCCTCTTCCTGCTGATCGCTCAGGTGACCGGTCGACCGGAGACGGCGGAGCTCGCCGCGAACATCCCGGTGAACATCGTCGTCTGCCTGCTGTTCGTCGCTGCGGCGACGTTCGTGTCGTACCGCGACATGCAGACGACCCAGAAGCTGCAGTACGTGCTCGTGACCTTCCAGGTGATCGTGCTGATCGGCTTCGCGATCGCCGCCTTCGCCCGATTCGCCGGAGGCCAGGCGTTCGACGCGACGCCGTTCGACTGGCAGTGGTTCAACCCGTTCGCCGTGTCATCGTTCAGTGCGTTCGCTGCGGGGCTGTCGCTGTCGATCTTCATCTTCTGGGGGTGGGATGTCACCCTCACCATGAACGAGGAGACGAAGGACCCCGAGAAGACCCCCGGGCGGGCGGCGACCATCACGGTCATCACGATCGTGTCGCTCTACCTGCTGCTGGCCGTGTCGATGATCATGTACGCCGGCACCGGCGACGGGGAGTTCGGTCTCGGCAACCCCGACATCCAGTCGAACGCGTTCTTCGCACTCGCCGGGCCCATCCTCGGCCCCTTCGCGGCGCTCGTCTCGCTCGCGGTGCTCACGAGCTCCGCGTCGTCGCTGCAGTCGACGTTCGTGGGCCCTGCCCGCACCCTGCTCGCGATGGGGCACTACGGGGCGCTGCCGGCATCTTTCGCCAAGGTCAGCCCGCGCTTCTTCACCCCCGGATTCGCGACGATCGTCTCGGCGGTCGTGGCGGCGGGCTTCTACTCGGTGATGCGGGTCGTGAGCACCAACGTGCTCTCCGACACGATCCTGACGCTCGGCATGATGATCTGCTTCTACTACGGGATCACCGCCTTCGCCTGCGTCTGGTACTTCCGTCGGCAGTGGTTCGACTCGACCCGGAACTTCTTCTTCATGCTGCTGTTCCCGCTGCTGGGCGGCGTCATCCTCGCGGTGCTGTTCGTCACGACCCTGATCGACTCGATGTCGCCGGACTACGGCAGCGGCTCGGAGGTGTTCGGCGTCGGGCTGGTGTTCGTCCTCGGCATCACGATCATCGTCACGGGCATCGCGATCATGATCTGGCAGTCCGTGAAGCGCCCCGCCTTCTTCCGCGGAGAGACACTGGGAATGGATGCTCCGCCCTCCCTCCGCCGATCCAAGGAGAACGCACGATGA
- a CDS encoding NAD-dependent succinate-semialdehyde dehydrogenase gives MITESDLLAKTPRQLFIGGRWQDGESGTFPVRDPATGDVLIEIADASAADGIRALDAAVAAQDAWAATPARTRSDILRRAFDLLTERADEFALLMTLEMGKPLAEARGEVTYGGEFLRWFSEEAVRIAGRYGENPEGTGRMVISQRPVGPCFFITPWNFPLAMATRKIAPALAAGCTVVVKPAELTPLTTLALAALLVEAGLPEGVVNVVTTTASSAVSGPIIADPRLRKLSFTGSTPVGKKLIAQAAEGVLRVSMELGGNAPFVVFDDADLDKAVDGALAAKFRNIGQACTAANRFIVHAGIAERFADRVCERVRAMKIGRGTEEGVQIGPLIDRKAVDGTAALVADAVERGATVRAGGAAIEGPGTFFEPTVITEVAPGSDILREEIFGPVLAIATFEDEDEAVRLANDTEYGLVSYVFTENLARGVRMIDRLDTGMMGLNVGVVSNAAAPFGGVKQSGVGREGGLEGIHEFLSTKYTLIPMA, from the coding sequence ATGATCACCGAGAGCGACCTGCTCGCGAAGACCCCCCGTCAGCTGTTCATCGGCGGACGCTGGCAGGACGGCGAGTCCGGCACGTTCCCCGTGCGCGACCCCGCGACGGGCGACGTGCTCATCGAGATCGCCGACGCCTCCGCGGCCGACGGCATCCGCGCGCTCGACGCGGCCGTCGCCGCGCAGGATGCCTGGGCCGCCACCCCGGCGCGCACGCGCAGCGACATCCTGCGCCGCGCATTCGACCTCCTCACGGAGCGGGCGGACGAGTTCGCGCTGCTCATGACGCTCGAGATGGGGAAGCCGCTCGCAGAGGCGCGCGGCGAGGTCACCTACGGCGGCGAGTTCCTGCGCTGGTTCAGCGAGGAGGCCGTCCGCATCGCGGGGCGGTACGGCGAGAACCCCGAGGGCACGGGGCGGATGGTCATCAGCCAGCGGCCGGTCGGCCCGTGCTTCTTCATCACGCCGTGGAACTTCCCCCTGGCGATGGCGACCCGCAAGATCGCGCCGGCGCTCGCCGCCGGGTGCACGGTCGTCGTGAAGCCGGCCGAGCTGACGCCTCTCACGACCCTCGCTCTCGCCGCGCTGCTCGTCGAGGCGGGGCTCCCCGAAGGGGTCGTCAACGTCGTCACCACGACCGCGTCGAGCGCCGTCTCGGGTCCGATCATCGCCGACCCGCGGCTGCGCAAGCTCTCGTTCACCGGCTCGACCCCGGTGGGGAAGAAGCTGATCGCCCAGGCTGCTGAGGGCGTGCTGCGGGTGTCGATGGAGCTCGGGGGGAACGCGCCGTTCGTCGTCTTCGACGACGCGGACCTCGACAAGGCGGTCGACGGGGCCCTCGCCGCGAAGTTCCGCAACATCGGCCAGGCCTGCACCGCCGCCAACCGCTTCATCGTGCACGCCGGCATCGCCGAGCGCTTCGCCGACCGCGTCTGCGAGCGGGTGCGGGCGATGAAGATCGGCCGGGGCACCGAGGAGGGCGTCCAGATCGGACCGCTCATCGACCGCAAGGCCGTCGACGGCACGGCCGCGCTCGTCGCGGATGCCGTCGAGCGCGGCGCGACGGTGCGCGCCGGCGGCGCGGCGATCGAGGGGCCGGGCACGTTCTTCGAGCCGACTGTCATCACCGAGGTCGCCCCCGGCAGCGACATCCTGCGCGAGGAGATCTTCGGGCCCGTGCTCGCGATCGCGACGTTCGAGGACGAGGACGAGGCGGTGCGCCTCGCGAACGACACCGAGTACGGTCTCGTCTCGTACGTGTTCACCGAGAACCTCGCGCGGGGCGTCCGCATGATCGACCGTCTCGACACGGGGATGATGGGCCTGAACGTGGGGGTCGTCTCGAACGCGGCCGCCCCCTTCGGGGGCGTCAAGCAATCCGGCGTCGGGCGCGAGGGCGGGCTGGAGGGCATCCACGAGTTCCTGTCCACGAAGTACACGCTGATCCCGATGGCGTAG
- a CDS encoding LacI family DNA-binding transcriptional regulator, with amino-acid sequence MTDAAAPARRPTVYDVAQQAGVSIASVSFAFRHPERLTDATRERVLAAARRLGYAPSAAARGLARGRTGTLGLHAFDLMLERADPGARADDEQSAVHRPTLGGGGVIPWGMTDDETLSDPRAFPLYVDEIQRGFALECWMMGRPVMVTSGSDSDVSIADTAGRVDGLAIFPTDALPSALSRVTVTIPTVLFSVAPDDDPYHRVRVDNRGGIRALIDHLVDDHGIDDIAFVGRLESTDGTERFGEYLASLRRWGLRPRPEPIDATVKGEHRLIEQLNALIDAGALPDALVCSTDQHALLAIDLLSARGLRVPEDVVVTGFDGILAGRLSTPTLTTVRQPMEAMGRAAARILAGQAGPLPDGQARFDAVFAPQLVVRRSCGC; translated from the coding sequence ATGACGGATGCCGCTGCGCCGGCGCGCCGCCCGACCGTGTACGACGTCGCGCAGCAGGCCGGGGTCTCGATCGCTTCGGTGTCGTTCGCGTTCCGGCATCCGGAACGACTCACGGATGCCACGCGCGAGCGCGTCCTGGCCGCCGCCCGCCGTCTCGGATACGCCCCCAGCGCCGCCGCTCGCGGGCTCGCGCGCGGACGCACCGGCACACTCGGACTGCATGCGTTCGACCTCATGCTGGAGCGCGCCGACCCCGGCGCTCGCGCGGACGACGAGCAGTCCGCGGTGCATCGCCCGACACTCGGCGGCGGGGGCGTCATCCCCTGGGGGATGACGGATGACGAGACGCTCTCCGATCCGCGCGCGTTCCCGCTGTACGTCGACGAGATCCAGCGTGGATTCGCCCTCGAGTGCTGGATGATGGGGCGCCCCGTCATGGTCACGAGCGGCTCCGACAGCGACGTGTCGATCGCCGATACGGCGGGTCGCGTCGACGGACTCGCGATCTTCCCGACCGATGCGCTGCCCTCCGCGCTATCGCGGGTGACCGTCACGATCCCCACCGTGCTTTTCAGCGTCGCCCCCGACGACGACCCGTACCACCGTGTGCGGGTCGACAACCGCGGCGGCATCCGGGCGCTCATCGACCATCTCGTCGACGACCACGGCATCGACGACATCGCCTTCGTCGGCCGGCTCGAGAGCACCGACGGCACCGAGAGGTTCGGCGAGTACCTGGCGTCGCTGCGCCGGTGGGGGCTGCGCCCGCGGCCCGAGCCGATCGACGCGACCGTCAAGGGCGAGCACCGGCTGATCGAGCAGCTGAACGCTCTCATCGACGCCGGGGCGCTGCCCGATGCCCTCGTGTGCTCGACCGATCAGCACGCACTGCTTGCGATCGACCTGCTGAGCGCTCGGGGGCTGCGGGTACCCGAGGATGTCGTGGTGACCGGGTTCGACGGGATCCTCGCGGGGCGCCTGAGCACTCCCACGCTGACGACGGTCCGACAGCCGATGGAGGCGATGGGGCGCGCGGCGGCGCGCATCCTGGCCGGTCAGGCCGGACCGTTGCCCGACGGTCAGGCGCGCTTCGACGCCGTCTTCGCGCCCCAGCTCGTCGTCCGTCGCAGCTGCGGCTGCTGA
- the gabT gene encoding 4-aminobutyrate--2-oxoglutarate transaminase, which yields MSIIDTAFVGGPSLAQERRIVTPIPGPRSQELLERKRAAVAAGVAHTVPIETVAAGGGVVVDADGNSLIDLGSGIAVTSVGNAHPGVVAAVQQAVAQFTHTCFMISPYDSYVAVAEKLNALAPGDHEKKSALFNSGAEAVENAVKIARRFTGRPAVVAFDHAYHGRTNLTMALTAKAMPYKSGFGPFASEVYRVPASYPFRDGLSGADAAATAISLIEKQIGADNLAAVIIEPIQGEGGFIVPADGFLPAVVDWCRANGVVFIADEVQTGFARTGAMFASELFGIVPDLITTAKGIAGGMPLAAVTGRAEIMDATHGGGLGGTYGGNPVACAAALASIEAFENEGLLGRAQQIGGILRARLESVQASDPRIGDVRGHGAMIAAEFVDPVTKAPDAALTAAVAKAAIAEGVIVLTCGTYGNVIRFLPPLSIPDDLLIEGLDVVAAALAAQPPR from the coding sequence ATGAGCATCATCGACACCGCCTTCGTCGGCGGACCGTCCCTGGCGCAGGAGCGCCGCATCGTCACGCCGATCCCCGGTCCCCGCTCGCAGGAGCTGCTGGAGCGCAAGCGCGCGGCCGTCGCCGCCGGAGTCGCCCACACGGTCCCCATCGAGACGGTCGCCGCCGGCGGCGGGGTCGTGGTCGATGCCGACGGCAACTCGCTCATCGATCTCGGCTCCGGTATCGCCGTCACGAGCGTCGGCAACGCGCACCCGGGTGTCGTCGCCGCCGTGCAGCAGGCCGTCGCGCAGTTCACGCACACCTGTTTCATGATCTCGCCCTACGACTCGTACGTCGCGGTCGCCGAGAAGCTCAACGCGCTCGCCCCCGGCGACCACGAGAAGAAGTCGGCCCTGTTCAACTCGGGCGCCGAGGCCGTCGAGAACGCGGTCAAGATCGCCCGCCGATTCACCGGCCGGCCGGCCGTGGTGGCGTTCGACCACGCCTACCACGGCCGCACCAACCTCACGATGGCGCTCACGGCCAAGGCGATGCCCTACAAGAGCGGCTTCGGGCCTTTCGCCTCCGAGGTGTACCGCGTGCCCGCGTCCTACCCCTTCCGCGACGGCCTGAGCGGTGCGGATGCCGCGGCGACGGCGATCTCGCTCATCGAGAAGCAGATCGGCGCCGACAATCTCGCCGCCGTCATCATCGAACCGATCCAGGGCGAGGGGGGCTTCATCGTGCCCGCGGACGGGTTCCTGCCCGCCGTCGTCGACTGGTGTCGTGCGAACGGGGTCGTGTTCATCGCCGACGAGGTGCAGACGGGCTTCGCCCGTACCGGCGCGATGTTCGCGAGTGAGCTCTTCGGGATCGTCCCCGACCTCATCACGACGGCGAAGGGCATCGCGGGCGGCATGCCGCTGGCGGCGGTGACGGGCCGGGCGGAGATCATGGATGCCACCCACGGCGGCGGCCTCGGCGGCACCTACGGGGGCAACCCCGTGGCCTGTGCGGCGGCCCTGGCATCCATCGAGGCCTTCGAGAACGAAGGCCTGCTCGGGCGGGCGCAGCAGATCGGGGGGATCCTGCGCGCCCGCCTCGAGTCCGTGCAGGCATCCGACCCGCGCATCGGTGACGTGCGCGGCCACGGTGCGATGATCGCCGCCGAGTTCGTCGATCCGGTGACGAAGGCCCCCGATGCGGCGCTCACCGCCGCCGTCGCGAAGGCGGCGATCGCCGAGGGGGTCATCGTGCTCACGTGCGGCACCTACGGCAACGTCATCCGCTTCCTGCCGCCGTTGTCGATTCCCGACGACCTGCTGATCGAGGGGCTCGACGTCGTCGCCGCGGCGCTCGCCGCCCAGCCGCCCCGCTGA